A stretch of Sinimarinibacterium sp. NLF-5-8 DNA encodes these proteins:
- a CDS encoding TIGR03752 family integrating conjugative element protein, whose amino-acid sequence MRSNGLLKWLMLPMALLLVFIGIKLFSGDRGASPLPGDAGGQLTADEMRALGIEGDTPHDTVATLVAQVRQLRTELHTALSDNRNQRAENDRLRQRERSIEQRIQNVLDTERAQLRQDREQAVSERQQAQGLLQDLQRQFEGLGGRAGHTDLPIGLGLEDGDGQHFGRDGVRWIEPDDARPAEGRSGSRGGFSFPNDFSPAGETLDAASETLGRATGGAVGTSSLEAVYTVPSNSTLMGSIAMTALIGRVPIDGTVNDPYPFKVVIGPDNLTANGIDIPDVAGAVVSGTASGDWTLSCVRGQIRSITFVFEDGTIRTLPEESGRNNSNRSDTGTQGGLGWISDPHGIPCVSGERRSNAQQYLGTQALITAAGAGAASLIDSDSGRVSYVGSDGSIGTVGITANEAMGRILAGGVQEMSQWVNKLYGQAFAAVYVEPGAKVAVHIEQPLTIDYDAKGRRVDHRLGGSYVPDLD is encoded by the coding sequence ATGCGCAGTAACGGCTTGCTCAAGTGGTTGATGCTGCCGATGGCGCTGTTGCTGGTGTTCATCGGCATCAAGCTGTTTTCCGGCGACCGTGGCGCATCGCCGCTCCCCGGCGATGCCGGCGGTCAACTGACGGCGGACGAGATGCGGGCGCTCGGCATCGAAGGCGACACGCCGCACGATACGGTCGCCACGCTGGTGGCCCAGGTGCGGCAGTTGCGCACCGAATTGCATACCGCGCTGTCCGACAACCGCAACCAGCGGGCGGAGAACGACCGCCTGCGTCAGCGCGAGCGGTCGATCGAGCAACGTATCCAGAATGTCCTGGACACCGAACGCGCCCAACTGCGTCAGGATCGCGAACAGGCGGTCAGCGAACGGCAACAGGCCCAGGGGTTGTTGCAGGACTTGCAACGCCAGTTTGAAGGCCTGGGGGGCAGGGCCGGCCACACCGACCTGCCGATCGGTCTCGGGCTGGAGGACGGCGACGGCCAGCACTTCGGCCGTGACGGCGTGCGCTGGATCGAGCCGGACGACGCCAGGCCCGCCGAAGGCCGAAGCGGCAGTCGCGGCGGCTTCAGCTTCCCCAACGATTTCAGCCCGGCCGGGGAAACCCTGGACGCCGCATCCGAAACCCTCGGCCGCGCCACCGGCGGCGCCGTCGGCACGTCGTCGCTTGAGGCGGTCTACACCGTGCCGTCGAACTCGACCCTGATGGGATCGATCGCGATGACGGCCCTTATCGGGCGCGTGCCCATCGACGGCACGGTGAACGATCCCTATCCGTTCAAGGTCGTCATCGGCCCCGACAACCTCACGGCCAACGGCATCGACATCCCGGATGTGGCCGGCGCCGTGGTCAGCGGCACGGCCTCGGGGGACTGGACGCTTTCCTGCGTGCGCGGGCAAATCCGCTCCATCACCTTTGTGTTCGAGGACGGCACCATCCGCACGCTGCCGGAAGAGTCCGGTCGCAACAACAGCAACCGGAGCGACACCGGTACCCAAGGAGGCCTCGGCTGGATCAGCGATCCCCACGGCATCCCTTGTGTCAGCGGTGAACGGCGCAGCAACGCCCAGCAGTATCTCGGCACCCAGGCCCTGATCACGGCCGCCGGCGCGGGCGCAGCCTCGCTGATCGACTCGGACAGCGGCCGGGTGTCCTACGTCGGCAGCGACGGCTCGATCGGGACGGTCGGGATCACCGCCAACGAGGCGATGGGCCGCATCCTGGCTGGCGGGGTGCAGGAGATGTCGCAGTGGGTGAACAAGCTCTACGGCCAGGCCTTCGCCGCCGTCTACGTCGAGCCGGGCGCCAAGGTCGC
- a CDS encoding TIGR03749 family integrating conjugative element protein, translating to MKRLVLNILATATLTLALIPSALALEILRWERLPLAVPLVVGHERVIFIDRNVRVGVPASLGDRLRVQSAGGALYLLASEPIEPTRLQLQDADTGILILLDIAAEPGEAPLEPVRIVEGESHAKRYGDTGKPPAADTARLPARETPVPVVLTRYAAQSLYAPLRTVEPVNGVVRVNLRRDLTLDTLLPTLPVRARALAAWRLEDQWVTAIRLTNTSARWIDLDPRALQGDFVTATFQHPDLGPAGDSRDTSVVYLVTRGRGLAQSLLPAISPIDAAHNLPASAAAGSAEGAGDAQ from the coding sequence ATGAAACGTCTTGTTCTTAACATCCTGGCAACCGCCACCTTGACCCTGGCCCTGATCCCGAGCGCTCTGGCGCTGGAAATTCTGCGCTGGGAGCGGTTGCCGCTGGCCGTGCCTCTCGTGGTCGGCCACGAGCGTGTGATCTTCATCGACCGCAATGTGCGTGTCGGCGTGCCCGCCTCGCTGGGCGACCGCCTGCGCGTGCAAAGCGCCGGTGGCGCCCTCTACCTGCTTGCCAGCGAACCGATTGAGCCGACCCGCCTGCAATTGCAGGATGCCGACACGGGCATCCTGATCCTGCTCGACATTGCCGCCGAACCTGGCGAGGCGCCGCTGGAACCCGTGCGCATCGTCGAAGGCGAATCGCACGCCAAGCGCTACGGCGACACCGGCAAGCCACCAGCCGCCGACACGGCGCGGCTCCCCGCGCGGGAGACGCCGGTTCCCGTGGTGCTGACGCGCTACGCCGCGCAGAGCCTGTACGCGCCGCTGCGCACGGTGGAGCCGGTGAACGGCGTGGTGCGCGTGAACCTGCGCCGCGACCTGACGCTCGACACATTGCTGCCGACGCTGCCGGTGCGCGCCAGGGCGCTGGCCGCATGGCGGCTGGAAGATCAGTGGGTGACGGCGATCCGGCTGACCAACACGTCCGCCCGGTGGATCGACCTGGACCCGCGCGCCTTGCAGGGCGATTTCGTCACCGCGACGTTCCAGCACCCCGACCTGGGGCCGGCGGGCGATTCGCGCGACACCAGCGTGGTGTACCTGGTGACGCGCGGCCGCGGCCTGGCGCAATCGCTGCTGCCGGCCATCAGTCCCATCGACGCTGCGCACAACTTGCCGGCCTCCGCAGCGGCCGGCAGCGCGGAAGGAGCCGGCGATGCGCAGTAA